Within the Halorhabdus rudnickae genome, the region CGCCTGGGCGACACCCGGATCGAGGAGTGGTTCCGAGAGGAGTTCTTCGAGACGAACTTCTGGTACGTCTGGGCGACTATCTTCGCCTTCCAGCCCTGGCACAGCGTCGCCGAGGTTCGCCGGTACATGTACCGGTTCTTCCACGAGTTTCCTCAGTTGCACACCATGGAGGGGATCGATCGGACCAAGTACAACCAGTACGACTCCATGATCCTGCCGCTCCGGCGGTGGCTCGACGACAACGGGGTCGACTTCCAGTACAACACCAAAGTAACCGACATGGACGTGGTCACCTCCCGAGAAGGTCGGACCGTCGAGCGCATCCACATGGAGGCCGATGACGACCACGAAACCGTGGATGTCGACCCGACGGACATGGTGTTCGTCACGAACGGGTCGATGACCGACGGCTCCGATCTCGGAACGATGGACGAGGCCCCCCAAACCAACGAGACCGGGGCATCCTGGGAACTCTGGCGAAACCTCGCCGAGAACAACCCACAGTTCGGCGATCCCGAGGTCTTCGCTGGGAACGTTCAAGAGACCAAGTGGGAGTCGTTCACCGTCACGCTGGACAACACCGATCTGTTCGAGCATATCGTCGAGTTCACGCGAGAAGAGCCCGGAAACGGCCTGGTGACCTACGTCGACTCGAACTGGCTCATGTCCACCGTGGTCGCCGCCCAGCCACACTTCGCGAACCAGCCCGACGACGTGAAGGTTTTCTGGGGCTACGCACTGTTCCCCGACCGGAAAGGCAACTACGTCGAGAAGAAAATGTCCGAATGCACCGGCCGAGAGATCCTTGAGGAACTGTGCTATCACCTGAACTGTGAGGAGCGCCTACCTGAGATCCTAAAAGACGTGAACTGCATCCCCTGCATGATGCCGTTCATCACGGCTCATTTCCAGCCCCGCGAGCCCGGCGACCGACCGAGAGTGATCCCGGACGGGTCGAACAACCTCGCCTTCCTCGGCCAGTACGCCGAGCTGGACCGAGATGTCGTGTTCACCGTCGAGTACTCGGTGCGCTCGGCGATGACCGCTGTCTACGAGTTTCTCAACCTCGACGAGGACGAGATCCCGCCGATCAGCAAGCACTACCGCGATCCCGAAGTGCTACTGGACGGGATCAAGGCTTCCTACCGATAGGAATGGACACCCTATACCGCGACGAGCGAAACGAGTCGCGGTTTCACCAGACGTGACCGATAGGAGTGCCGAGTTCTTTTCCTACGTCTCCACAAGGAGTGGATCCGAGCGCCGCGAGGCTATGCGACGGAACAAAATGTTGAGTGCCGCCTCCCGGATTTGAACCGGGGACAGCTCGATCTTCAGTCGAGTGCTCTCCCAATCTGAGCTAAGGCGGCCTGTTCGGAAAGTCGGCAAGCGGTAGGAAAAGGATTTCGAAAGGCGGCGGTCCGTTACTCGTCGGCGAGTCCTTCGATCAGGAACTCCGCGGAGGTCCGGGTCGTCGCCATAGGCGTGTCATGGACGTCACAGATACGAAGCAGCGCTGAAATGTCGGGTTCGTGTGGCTGGGCAGTCAATGGGTCCCGGAGGAAGACAATGCCGTCGAGGCCCTCATCAGCCACTTCCGCGCCGATCTGCGTGTCGCCACCTAGCGGCCCGGATTGTTTCCGTTCGACATCTAACTCAGATTCTTCCATGATTCGCTTGCCAGTCGTCCCGGTAGCGACGATGTCGAACCCCGAGAGATCGTCCTCGTGGGAACGAACGAAGTCGATCATCTCAGGTTTCTCGTCGTCGTGAGCGATGAGTGCGATTCGGGTCATACTTCCACAAGGGGCGGCCGCAGGTAAAGATGTTGAGATCCAGTCGTTACAGACAACTTTTGGGTCACTCGACAGCAACGATGTCGACCGCGCCCGACTGATGGACCGTCACTTCGTAGGGATCGACTTCGAAGGAGAGTGTTTCCAGATCAGTCTCGTCGTCGAACAGCGATCCGAGTGAGTCGTCATCGACGTACTCGCCGAGCGGATCAAGGTCCCCGGCTTCGTACTCGGTCGCGTCGAGAATTGCGTCGATAACGATTTCGTCGACAGAACGGGGCTGAATCCAGTCTTCACCGCCTCCCTCGGCCACGTCAGGAATTACGTATAGATCGTCTGGGCACATATACATATTCCGACGACCGTGACGTATATAGGGACTCTTACCAGTTTCGCGCCGTGAAAGAGCGACAATCGTCGGACAGTTCCGGACCTCTAAAGCGTCGTGGTTCGTCCGGATCGTGTCTCCGCTATCCCGAATCAAGGCAGCCCCTGAAATATAAACTGATTGGGAGAAATCACTGCCTGTCGGCGGTCCCGTCCGCGTCACGTTCACAGACGGTGTTAGAGACGAGTACCCACAGACCCCGGCGGAGACGTTCGGAGGCTGCCTGCTGTGAGATGTCGAGTTCGTTGGCCAGCGAGGCGAGCGTGGTCTCCCGCGGGACCGAAAAGTAGCCCCGATTCCAGGCGAGCGTGACGATTTCGCGCTGGGAAGGCGTCAACCCGAACCCGTAGCAAGTCGCCTCGTCCCGGTCGTGGATCGACGTGACGTCGACCCGGACGCCGAGGTCGCGACATCGCTCACAGAGCGCCGAGAGGGCATCACGATCCGGGATTCGGAACCGGACGTCCCAACCCTCGCCGTCGCTGATCGCCGCGAGCAACAGTGCATCGTGTTCGATCGCGGCGTTATAGATCGACACTGCCGGCAGATCCCCCGGATGGATAGTACGATAGAGCGGCGCCTCGGCGGTCGTCGCGAGTCGCCGCACATCCTCGACAGTCGGATCGTCGGCGAGGGACGCGTCGAGATCAGCGGCCGGAACCCCCCGTGCCCAGAAGACGAGACGAAACGGCGTCGATTCACCGGCGTGAAGCCCCTCGAGTTCGAGACTGAGATCCGGATACTCCGCGAAGGTAGGCTGGAGTACCTCGGCATCGAATCGGCAACAGGCGATCATTGTCCGAAATCCATCTGGGCGGAAAGATGTGTCTTCGTGACATAAATTCCGCGATTCTCACGTGATACATATCCGAAAGACAGACCAGACTCACGGCGTGAGAGAACAGACCCATACAGTGACTGGACTAGAATCGGGACCGGGCGGAGCTCCCCCCCGTTCCACGCACGGTGTCGGCAACCCGGAGCACAGGTATGTCAGAGGCACGGGCTCCGATGTCAGCGGGTCGCGCCAACACCGTACCCTCATTCTGGAGGGGCTGGCCACATAACAGTAGCACTTGTATAATCAAGTAGTATATAAGGGGTGTCAAAACCGGGTCGCGAGGCTATCGACCGATCCGAACAGCGATTACGACAAATGTTCGCCTTGATACGATCCCTCGTAGGTATTCTGATGTGCGGCCTCAGCGAGGACGAGTTGGGCGATGCGGGCGCCCGCTTCCAACTCGATCCGGTGGTGGACTTCGAGTAGACCCTCGCCGCGCCCTTCGTAACCGGCGTCCCAGACAGCGGTATCGAGCATACAGGAGTTCCGCAGCAATGAGGAGCGGGGCAACAGGAACCCGACGTGGCCGTCAGGAATCCGGACGACTTCGGCGTACCGGACGACGTACCCACCGGGAGAGAGATCGAAGATGCCGTCCTCGCCTTCGATGCGCTCGCGCCCGCCCACTGTCTTGCCATCACGACCGACTCGACCGGCTTCGACCTGCTCGAATACCGCATCGAGTGTCAGATCGACACCGTTTGGCTGGATCTGGTCGTCACGGAGGTCCTCAAGCTGTGCGGCGACGAAGTGACCGCTCTTGAACATAGCGGGGGATCGCCGCTCGGGACCAAGAGCGTTCCGACGTTTGGATCGACGTTCAGGTTCGAGACTCCGAAAGCCGACCAGGCATGACCGACACGGTCGATCATCGGGGAACGGAGAAACCGCCAGAGGGCGAACCCGCAGCATTCGCGCCAACACCGGGGATTTATGTCCGTGCGCAGCCTCTTACTGGACGATATGGGACAGACGCTCACGGAGAAGATCCTCGACGACCACCTCGTCGAAGGGGAACTGACTCCAGGCGAGGAGATCGGCATCGAGATCGATCAGGCACTCACACAGGACACGACGGGGACGCTCGTCTGGCTGCAGTTCGAGGCACTCGACCTCGAAGAGGTACAGACGGAACTGGCGGCCCAGTACTGTGACCACCAGACGTATCAATTCGACTTTAAAAATACCGACGATCATCGGTTCCTGCGCTCGGCGGCTGGGACGTACGGCGCGTACTTCTCGCGACCGGGGAACGGGATCTGCCACCAGGTCCACAAAGAGCACTTCGCCGCGCCGGGCAAGACGATGCTCGGTTCGGACAGCCACACGCCGACGCCCGGCGGCCTGGGCGAACTTGCGATCGGCGCGGGCGGACTCGACCTCGCGGTGGCGATGGGTGGCGGCGCCTACTACATCGAGATGCCCGAGATCGTCAACGTCCGTCTGGAGGGCGAGTTGCCGGAGTGGGCGACCGCCAAAGACGTCATCCTCGAACTGCTCCGGCGGCTCTCGGTGAAGGGTGGCGTCGGAAAGGTTCTTGAGTTCACTGGCCCGGGCGTCGAGACGCTGACCGTGCCCGAGCGGACGACTATCACCAACATGGGCACGGAGCTGGGCGCGACGACGTCGATCTTCCCGACCGACGAGAAGACCAAAGACTTCCTCTCCCGACTCGACCGGGCCGAGGAGTACGTCGAGATCGGCCCGGACGAGGACGCCGAGTATCACGACCAGATCACGGTCGACCTCTCGGATCTGGAGCCGCTGATCGCCACGCCGTCGATGCCCGACAACGTCGTTCCGGTCCGGGAAGTTCAAGGCACGGACGTCGAGCAGGTCATCATCGGCTCGTGTACCAACGGCGCCTACGAGGACATTCTTCCGTCGGCGAAGATGCTCGAAGGCCGCGAGATCGATCCGACGACCGAGATGATCGTCGCCCCCGGCTCGAAGCAGGCTTCCGAGATGCTCGCCCGGGAAGGCTGGGCCTCAGAGATGATGGCCGCCGGCGTCAACTTCTCGGAAGCCACCTGTGGGGCCTGTATCGGGATCGGCCACGTGCCCGCCTCTGATTCGGTCAGCCTGCGGACGTTCAACCGGAACTTCGAGGGGCGGTCGGGCCTGGAGGACGACAACGTCTACCTGGTCTCCCCGGAGGTCGCGACCGCGTCGGCCATCGCCGGCGAGATTGTCGACCCGCGTGATTTGGCTACGGAACTCGGTGACCTGGACGCACCGGGTATGGAACTACCCGACGAATATTACGGTGCCGACACGGACATCATCGAGCCCGAAAACGCCGTCGACGACGACCTCATCAAGGGGCCGAACATCGGCGACGTGCCGCTGAAGGATCCCCTCGAGGCTGACCTGGGCGGGCCGACGCTGCTGAAGATGGGCGACGACATCACGACCGACCACATCATCCCGGCAACCCAGGACATCCTGATGTATCGGTCGAACGTCCCCAAGCTCTCGGAGTTCACCCTCTCGCGGGTCGACGAGGACTTCGCCCAGCGTGCGCTGGACGCCGACGGCGGGTTCCTGGTTGCGGGCGAGAACTACGGCCAGGGCTCTTCCCGGGAGCACGCAGCCCTCTGCCCGATGTACTTAGGCGTCGAGGGTGTGCTGGCCCAGAGCTTCGCGCGCATCCACAAGGCCAATCTGTTCAACTTCGGCCTGCTGCCCTTAGAGATCGACGAGGAAACGTACGAGAAGATCGACCAGGGCGACGACATCGAGATCGTCGACGACGTAGCGGGTGCCGTCCGATCCGGTGCCGAGGAGTTCACGATCCGGGTCAACGACGAGTGGGAGGCGACGGGCTACCTGGACGCCTCCGAGCGTGAACGGGAGATCCTCGCCGACGGCGGCAAGCTCCCCCACACCAAGTTGCAGTACGAACAGTCCGGGTCTGGGACGCCTGCCGACGACTGATCGGGACCGCCCCGAAACTCGCGGCGCTCGCTTTTTTGGCTCTTGCCAAGCCCAGTGAAACAGCGTGAGAATCACGGCATCCCGCCAACAATGCTGGAGTATGCCTACCCAAACAGCATTACCCGCTGTTTTTCCACAATTTCGCAAATATATTCGATATTATGATGTTTTTACTGTAAATTACGGTAGAAAAGATTAAATAGTTTTGCGACGCGACCAAGAATATATCACTGATGACGGCGTTTACATCAACCAGGTCGAGTGTCTCTGGTCACTGTTGAATCCGTGGCTGGCGAAATTCCGTGGTCTCTCCAAACCAGGATTGGAGTAGTCCGTCCGAACCTACGGGTTCGTCCGGACGCTCAACCTTGCTGGAGCACCGCTGCACGCGCTTGTTGAGTGCTTCGTCGTCAACGTGTTTCGCTAAGTTGGGCAAGAGCCTAAGATTTTATTATGAAGAACGGCTTTGTGGGGTTATGAAACAACTACTCGGTTTGCTGGCGGGAAACTTCAAAGATGAGCCGGGTACTACAGATGGATCAGAGATGACTGATGGGGATATAGAGATGGGAAAGACACCCTCATCAAACTTTGAAAGCGGTGGCAATGAGATTGTGACGGAAAGTGTTGAGTCGTTCGATTTAGATGGGCTGTCCAAGACGGAGGTACGAGCGGTCATCACAGAGTTGCATAATGAGCGTAATATTGCTCAGGAGCGTGTCCGCAATCTGGAGGACCGTGTTGAGGGGTTGGAGGCTGAATTGCGAGAGAAGGACCAGCGGCTTCACGACTATGAGGGTTCAGTGAATGAGTTACAGG harbors:
- a CDS encoding HalOD1 output domain-containing protein, whose product is MYMCPDDLYVIPDVAEGGGEDWIQPRSVDEIVIDAILDATEYEAGDLDPLGEYVDDDSLGSLFDDETDLETLSFEVDPYEVTVHQSGAVDIVAVE
- a CDS encoding oleate hydratase, giving the protein MSTDRYNQTPPASEREAHFAGGGIAGLAGAAFLIRDGNVPGENIHVYEKLDVMGGAMDGAGDPDEGYVIRGGRMFNFPAYECTWDLFRTIPSLEDPDTSVKEEMNEFNRRYESYAETRLMSGSRRIDASQYELDTQDRLALVRLLATPEQRLGDTRIEEWFREEFFETNFWYVWATIFAFQPWHSVAEVRRYMYRFFHEFPQLHTMEGIDRTKYNQYDSMILPLRRWLDDNGVDFQYNTKVTDMDVVTSREGRTVERIHMEADDDHETVDVDPTDMVFVTNGSMTDGSDLGTMDEAPQTNETGASWELWRNLAENNPQFGDPEVFAGNVQETKWESFTVTLDNTDLFEHIVEFTREEPGNGLVTYVDSNWLMSTVVAAQPHFANQPDDVKVFWGYALFPDRKGNYVEKKMSECTGREILEELCYHLNCEERLPEILKDVNCIPCMMPFITAHFQPREPGDRPRVIPDGSNNLAFLGQYAELDRDVVFTVEYSVRSAMTAVYEFLNLDEDEIPPISKHYRDPEVLLDGIKASYR
- a CDS encoding methylglyoxal synthase — protein: MTRIALIAHDDEKPEMIDFVRSHEDDLSGFDIVATGTTGKRIMEESELDVERKQSGPLGGDTQIGAEVADEGLDGIVFLRDPLTAQPHEPDISALLRICDVHDTPMATTRTSAEFLIEGLADE
- a CDS encoding aconitate hydratase; the protein is MGQTLTEKILDDHLVEGELTPGEEIGIEIDQALTQDTTGTLVWLQFEALDLEEVQTELAAQYCDHQTYQFDFKNTDDHRFLRSAAGTYGAYFSRPGNGICHQVHKEHFAAPGKTMLGSDSHTPTPGGLGELAIGAGGLDLAVAMGGGAYYIEMPEIVNVRLEGELPEWATAKDVILELLRRLSVKGGVGKVLEFTGPGVETLTVPERTTITNMGTELGATTSIFPTDEKTKDFLSRLDRAEEYVEIGPDEDAEYHDQITVDLSDLEPLIATPSMPDNVVPVREVQGTDVEQVIIGSCTNGAYEDILPSAKMLEGREIDPTTEMIVAPGSKQASEMLAREGWASEMMAAGVNFSEATCGACIGIGHVPASDSVSLRTFNRNFEGRSGLEDDNVYLVSPEVATASAIAGEIVDPRDLATELGDLDAPGMELPDEYYGADTDIIEPENAVDDDLIKGPNIGDVPLKDPLEADLGGPTLLKMGDDITTDHIIPATQDILMYRSNVPKLSEFTLSRVDEDFAQRALDADGGFLVAGENYGQGSSREHAALCPMYLGVEGVLAQSFARIHKANLFNFGLLPLEIDEETYEKIDQGDDIEIVDDVAGAVRSGAEEFTIRVNDEWEATGYLDASEREREILADGGKLPHTKLQYEQSGSGTPADD
- a CDS encoding deoxyuridine 5'-triphosphate nucleotidohydrolase, which gives rise to MFKSGHFVAAQLEDLRDDQIQPNGVDLTLDAVFEQVEAGRVGRDGKTVGGRERIEGEDGIFDLSPGGYVVRYAEVVRIPDGHVGFLLPRSSLLRNSCMLDTAVWDAGYEGRGEGLLEVHHRIELEAGARIAQLVLAEAAHQNTYEGSYQGEHLS
- a CDS encoding helix-turn-helix domain-containing protein, producing the protein MIACCRFDAEVLQPTFAEYPDLSLELEGLHAGESTPFRLVFWARGVPAADLDASLADDPTVEDVRRLATTAEAPLYRTIHPGDLPAVSIYNAAIEHDALLLAAISDGEGWDVRFRIPDRDALSALCERCRDLGVRVDVTSIHDRDEATCYGFGLTPSQREIVTLAWNRGYFSVPRETTLASLANELDISQQAASERLRRGLWVLVSNTVCERDADGTADRQ